In Zingiber officinale cultivar Zhangliang chromosome 1A, Zo_v1.1, whole genome shotgun sequence, a genomic segment contains:
- the LOC122038088 gene encoding metacaspase-9-like gives MDGGKSQQQQKRLAVLVGCNYEHTRFQLSGCINDARSMRHLLLSRFAFSPDDVLLLTDDAVADSPRLLPTGANIRSALAAMVDRAAPGDVLFFHYSGHGTLVDPVWPLNHREEAIVPCDFNLITDVDFRELVNRVPSGATFTIVSDSCHSGGLIDHEKEQIGPSSTVAAATASPPSPTSRTLPLESVVHHLAALSNLASPNIADHLVELFGTEASAKFASSHVAAPRRRGDDEGILLSGCQTNETSADMEPEADGEASGEAYGAFTGAIRRVLLQRKEGEVVSNRELVMGARRLLRTQGLSQHPCLYCSDVNAEKPFLMWPLTPAPAPAEEKQKQGTHASS, from the exons ATGGACGGCGGCAAGTCGCAGCAGCAGCAGAAGAGACTGGCTGTCTTGGTGGGATGCAACTACGAGCACACCCGTTTCCAGCTCAGCGGTTGCATCAATGACGCCCGCTCCATGCGCCATCTCCTTCTCTCCCGATTCGCCTTCTCCCCCGACGACGTCCTCCTCCTCACCGACGACGCCGTCGCCGACTCCCCCCGCCTCCTCCCCACCGGCGCCAACATCCGCAGCGCCCTCGCCGCCATGGTCGACCGCGCCGCCCCCGGCGACGTCCTCTTCTTTCACTACAGCGGCCACGGCACGCTCGTGGACCCCGTCTGGCCCCTGAACCACCGCGAAGAGGCCATCGTCCCCTGCGATTTCAATCTCATCACCG ATGTGGATTTCCGGGAACTGGTGAACCGCGTGCCGAGCGGCGCAACCTTCACGATCGTCTCCGACTCCTGCCACAGCGGCGGACTCATCGACCACGAGAAGGAACAAATCGGCCCCTCCTCCACAGTGGCCGCCGCAACGGCGTCTCCTCCCAGTCCCACAAGCCGAACGCTCCCACTCGAATCCGTAGTGCACCACCTCGCCGCGCTGTCAAACCTCGCCTCCCCGAACATCGCCGACCACTTGGTGGAGCTCTTCGGCACCGAGGCGAGCGCCAAGTTCGCCTCCTCCCACGTCGCGGCGCCGCGCCGCCGCGGCGACGACGAGGGGATACTTCTCAGCGGGTGCCAGACGAACGAGACGTCAGCGGACATGGAACCGGAGGCGGACGGGGAAGCTAGCGGGGAGGCGTACGGGGCGTTTACCGGCGCGATAAGGAGGGTGTTACTGCAGAGGAAGGAAGGGGAAGTGGTGAGTAATAGGGAGTTGGTGATGGGGGCGAGGAGGTTGCTGAGGACGCAGGGTTTGTCACAGCATCCGTGCCTCTACTGCAGTGACGTCAACGCCGAGAAACCCTTCTTGATGTGGCCATTGACGCCGGCGCCAGCGCCGGCggaggagaagcagaagcagGGGACGCACGCGAGTTCGTAA
- the LOC122038087 gene encoding probable protein S-acyltransferase 4, whose product MAISEQKDESKKLRLYQAWKGNNIFFCGGRLIFGPDVASLSLSTLLIVVPAITFCCQIITKIHNHEKKPNSEGYVHDPILGIPVLILTLLITVSDLFFLFMTSSKDPGIVQRSTWPPEEDEAFNAPTASMEWISGRTPHLKLPRTKDVIVNGFAVKVKYCETCMLYRPPRASHCSVCNNCVKKFDHHCPWVGQCIGLRNYRFFCLFISTSTFLCIYIFFFSWLNIITEKKHHSNLIWKSMKHEVISLILIVYIFIVVWFVGGLTIFHCYLMSTNQTTYENFRYRYDKKDNPYNDGFWRNFKEVFFSKIPPSEHNFRSWVDAEAVEVGSYTPNISMNLISTKEKIGIEMGIKLAAEDNLNIPSILQNLDYSSIEDNVDVKVRHDGDAFDPYDFPASQKNDSYLPRDSVSKGYEGQHEVCRNEGVAKQVAQTVENVIAIDQICPTVVLPLDGEDTLPARNQH is encoded by the exons ATATTCTTCTGTGGTGGAAGATTGATATTTGGACCAGATGTAGCTTCATTATCTCTGTCAACACTTTTAATTGTTGTTCCAGCAATTACATTCTGCTGTCAAATAATCACAAAAATCCAtaatcatgagaagaagcctaACTCAGAAGGTTATGTTCATGATCCAATCCTTGGAATTCCAGTTCTGATACTGACATTACTGATCACAGTTTCA GATTTGTTTTTTTTGTTCATGACATCAAGCAAAGATCCGGGCATCGTGCAAAGAAGCACATGGCCgccggaggaggatgaagcaTTCAATGCTCCAACCGCGTCCATGGAGTGGATAAGTGGAAGGACACCACACCTGAAACTGCCAAGAACAAAGGATGTCATTGTGAATGGTTTCGCTGTCAAGGTGAAGTACTGTGAGACCTGCATGCTGTATAGGCCTCCTCGCGCCTCACATTGCTCAGTCTGCAACAACTGTGTCAAGAAGTTTGATCACCATTGCCCTTGGGTTGGTCAGTGCATTGGACTA CGCAACTATCGGTTTTTCTGCTTATTCATATCGACATCAACATTTCTCTGCATATATATCTTCTTCTTTTCGTGGCTCAACATCATTACAGAAAAGAAACATCACTCAAATTTGATTTGGAAGTCCATGAAACATGAGGTCATATCGCTCATTCTAATAGTGTACATCTTCATAGTGGTGTGGTTTGTCGGTGGGCTTACAATCTTCCATTGCTATCTAATGAGCACAAATCAG ACAACATACGAGAACTTTAGATACCGGTATGATAAGAAAGATAACCCCTATAACGACGGTTTCTGGAGAAATTTCAAAGAAGTTTTTTTCTCAAAGATCCCACCTTCAGAGCATAATTTCAGATCATGGGTAGATGCAGAAGCAGTGGAAGTTGGATCTTATACCCCAAACATCAGCATGAATCTAATAAGCACAAAAGAGAAAATTGGCATAGAAATGGGCATTAAACTTGCAGCTGAGGACAACTTGAACATTCCGAGTATACTACAGAATCTTGACTACAGCAGCATAGAGGATAATGTAGATGTTAAGGTTCGGCATGACGGTGATGCATTTGATCCTTATGATTTCCCTGCTTCTCAGAAGAATGATTCTTATTTGCCGAGAGATTCTGTTTCAAAAGGCTATGAAGGTCAGCATGAAGTGTGTAGAAATGAAGGGGTAGCTAAGCAAGTTGCACAAACTGTTGAAAATGTGATAGCTATTGATCAAATATGCCCAACTGTGGTATTACCTCTCGATGGTGAGGATACATTGCCTGCAAGAAACCAACATTAG